The Raoultibacter phocaeensis genome includes a window with the following:
- a CDS encoding ExsB family transcriptional regulator produces MSNDMMHVNGGLSGEGRSGCSGEAPFAFDPNERYGLAFSGGCDSSYLLAEMMRAGADVKAYMVKSAFQAAFEVEDARRVVEETGADFELIEADVFSRDEICANPWDRCYLCKRYLFGTIFDYMARDGRTVLVDGTNASDDPARRPGFRALDELGVRSPLREAGLTKDDIRERSRAIGLSTADKPNFSCFATKVPEGTRITREEIDRVACALGLSVDAADGQSASASGEFGSSGNTANAKRACAGGEPGSSEGGIANQRERSC; encoded by the coding sequence ATGAGCAACGATATGATGCACGTAAACGGAGGTCTTTCGGGCGAAGGCCGATCGGGCTGTTCGGGTGAAGCCCCCTTTGCCTTCGATCCAAACGAACGCTACGGGCTTGCCTTTTCGGGCGGCTGCGATTCGTCGTATCTGCTTGCGGAGATGATGCGAGCCGGTGCCGATGTGAAAGCGTACATGGTCAAGTCTGCGTTTCAGGCTGCGTTCGAGGTCGAAGACGCGCGTCGCGTCGTTGAAGAGACCGGTGCCGATTTCGAGCTCATCGAGGCAGACGTGTTCAGCCGCGACGAAATCTGCGCGAATCCGTGGGATCGATGCTACCTGTGCAAGCGCTACCTTTTCGGAACGATTTTCGATTATATGGCCCGCGACGGCAGGACGGTGCTCGTCGATGGCACGAACGCGAGCGACGATCCGGCGCGTCGCCCGGGGTTCCGGGCGCTTGACGAGCTGGGTGTGCGATCGCCTTTGCGCGAGGCGGGCCTCACGAAGGACGACATCCGCGAGCGCTCGCGGGCCATTGGCCTTTCGACGGCTGACAAGCCGAATTTCTCCTGCTTTGCCACCAAGGTCCCCGAAGGAACCCGAATCACCCGCGAAGAGATCGACCGTGTCGCCTGCGCGCTCGGATTGAGCGTCGATGCTGCGGATGGTCAAAGCGCTTCTGCATCCGGCGAGTTCGGATCGAGCGGAAACACGGCAAACGCCAAGCGCGCTTGTGCAGGCGGCGAGCCTGGATCGAGCGAAGGCGGCATCGCAAATCAACGGGAAAGGTCGTGCTGA
- the larB gene encoding nickel pincer cofactor biosynthesis protein LarB, which produces MEQRDLEQLLSRVASGEVSPDEAVHELKVAPVTELGYATVDNHRGIRQGVSEVIYGEGKTAEQIAGICGAMLEAGQKRILITRLDEEKAIAVADFLYSTQDDTGPSLEYRAAARIGIVGAMPEPDGIGVIVVAAAGTSDLPVAEEAAITAEMLGNTVKRLYDVGVAGIHRLLAHADDVADASVIVAVAGMEGALASVIGGMASCPVIAVPTSVGYGASFGGVAALLAMLNSCASGISVVNIDNGFGAGYQAHMINHVKARR; this is translated from the coding sequence ATGGAGCAACGCGATTTGGAACAGCTGCTTTCACGGGTTGCCTCGGGTGAGGTTTCTCCTGACGAGGCGGTGCATGAGCTTAAGGTTGCACCTGTGACCGAGCTCGGCTATGCGACGGTCGACAACCACCGCGGCATCCGCCAAGGCGTTTCGGAGGTGATCTACGGCGAGGGGAAAACCGCCGAGCAGATAGCAGGCATCTGCGGTGCCATGCTCGAGGCGGGGCAAAAACGCATTCTCATCACTCGGCTCGATGAAGAGAAGGCGATCGCCGTGGCCGACTTCCTCTATTCGACACAGGATGACACAGGTCCTTCGCTCGAGTATCGCGCCGCAGCCCGTATCGGCATCGTCGGTGCCATGCCCGAACCTGATGGCATCGGAGTGATCGTCGTTGCTGCTGCGGGAACGAGCGACCTGCCGGTTGCCGAAGAGGCGGCCATCACAGCCGAGATGCTCGGGAATACTGTAAAGCGCCTGTACGATGTAGGCGTGGCGGGCATCCATCGCCTGCTCGCGCATGCCGACGATGTCGCCGACGCAAGCGTGATCGTCGCGGTGGCGGGTATGGAGGGTGCGCTTGCGAGCGTGATCGGCGGCATGGCGTCGTGTCCGGTCATCGCTGTGCCTACGAGTGTCGGATACGGTGCGAGCTTCGGGGGAGTGGCAGCGCTGCTGGCTATGCTGAACTCATGTGCGAGCGGCATTTCCGTTGTCAACATCGACAACGGATTCGGTGCCGGGTACCAGGCCCATATGATCAACCACGTGAAAGCGAGACGATAG
- the larC gene encoding nickel insertion protein, protein MNTLHFDLTRTATRQAILDDLLARLSEEHRSVLAERTRRAGVPLMHHHDLGAVDATIDGLMVSDHVKQDMHAIYRILAEAEAAAHGCAVEETHFHEVGNGEAIENVLGICLAVEALDPDEITATCVQTGSGTVQCAHGVLDIPAPATAAIIARGIPVCSELLEGELCTPTSAAVIYHFVDRFE, encoded by the coding sequence ATGAACACGTTGCATTTCGACCTGACCCGCACGGCCACAAGGCAGGCTATCCTCGATGATCTGCTTGCCCGCCTTTCCGAAGAGCATCGGTCGGTACTCGCCGAACGTACCCGACGGGCAGGCGTTCCTCTGATGCATCACCACGATCTCGGCGCAGTCGATGCGACGATCGACGGCCTTATGGTAAGCGATCACGTTAAGCAAGACATGCATGCGATCTACCGCATCCTTGCCGAAGCCGAAGCTGCGGCGCACGGGTGCGCTGTCGAGGAAACGCACTTCCACGAAGTCGGTAACGGCGAGGCGATTGAAAACGTGCTCGGCATCTGCCTCGCTGTCGAAGCACTCGATCCCGATGAGATCACCGCAACGTGCGTACAGACCGGCAGCGGCACGGTGCAGTGCGCGCACGGCGTGCTCGACATTCCGGCACCTGCAACCGCCGCCATCATCGCGCGCGGCATTCCCGTATGCAGTGAGTTGCTCGAAGGCGAACTCTGTACGCCCACCTCGGCAGCCGTCATCTACCATTTCGTCGATCGGTTCGAATAA
- a CDS encoding DUF2797 domain-containing protein, with protein sequence MGTQILSLLGVGFDGPYLAVDDLDAGKRTMLSPEGKTFTIVKHPERFCVGAYDLMSKGRTMCERRQELPADHKDTSCPACAEKTGFNPSFYHGGGISAQQRAYNETPHIVYLAYFSPQHLKVGITSEARGELRLLEQGARSAMILKHCASAYEAREWEAKLCSAPGIYESLLPSVKLRLLTSETHNHDEACALMEKTVRETFRIDPTEPIDLDRYYCRDTSILQGTVNAPDNPSDTMVAGECVGMVGTIALMRQQGRVYAAPLKSYVSHRIELREGEVLWEYSAPPEQGSLF encoded by the coding sequence GTGGGAACCCAGATACTCTCGCTGCTCGGCGTCGGATTCGACGGCCCGTACCTTGCCGTCGACGATCTCGATGCGGGGAAGCGCACGATGCTTTCCCCTGAAGGAAAAACGTTCACTATCGTTAAGCATCCTGAGCGCTTCTGCGTGGGTGCGTATGACCTCATGAGCAAGGGGCGCACGATGTGCGAGCGCCGCCAGGAGCTTCCCGCCGATCATAAGGACACCTCGTGTCCCGCGTGCGCCGAAAAAACCGGGTTCAACCCCTCGTTCTACCACGGCGGCGGCATTTCGGCGCAGCAGCGCGCTTACAATGAAACTCCGCATATCGTCTATCTCGCGTACTTTTCGCCCCAGCATTTGAAGGTTGGCATCACATCGGAGGCGCGCGGAGAGCTCAGGCTGCTCGAACAGGGCGCACGGTCGGCGATGATCCTCAAACATTGCGCGAGCGCATACGAAGCGCGCGAGTGGGAAGCGAAGCTGTGTTCTGCTCCGGGCATCTACGAAAGCCTGCTGCCGAGCGTGAAGCTCCGCCTGCTGACATCCGAGACCCATAACCACGACGAAGCGTGCGCTCTCATGGAAAAGACGGTGCGCGAGACGTTTAGGATCGACCCGACTGAGCCGATCGATCTCGATCGCTACTACTGCCGCGATACCTCGATTCTCCAAGGGACGGTCAATGCGCCCGACAACCCGTCAGACACGATGGTTGCAGGCGAATGCGTCGGCATGGTGGGAACCATCGCGCTCATGCGTCAGCAGGGCAGGGTGTACGCGGCGCCCCTCAAAAGCTACGTGTCCCACAGGATCGAGCTTCGCGAAGGCGAAGTGCTTTGGGAGTACTCGGCACCACCTGAGCAGGGGTCGCTTTTCTAA